Within the Bacillus sp. FSL K6-3431 genome, the region ATGGCGGAGCAAGTCTCATTACAACTTTTATAGGTTTAGGGCTTGTTGATGAATTTAGATTATCTATTCACCCTGTTATTTTGGGAGAAGGAAAACCGATGTTTATTGATATAAAACAGAGAGTAAATTTAAAAATGGTTAATCAAAGAACGTTCTCTTCTGGCGTTGTGCAACTAATCTATCATCAGAATGGTAATTAATAATAAAATTATCAATACTATACACTATTGAGTTAAAAATTAAAACTATCTTATTTAACGGGTGCTTTCTTTGTAATAAGGGAAGTACCCTTTTCAATTCAAGGACGAGCATTATTATAATAACCGATATCTTGTTGAATGCTGTACTCTACGTCTCGCTGATACGGCCAAAAAATTACTTAACTTACTTCGTGAGGCAGAATGTTAAAGTTGGATGTATCACGAATTTATCTATGAAATCTTAAGTTATGAAATGGTGAGTTTCCAGACAATGACTTTTGAAAACTACGACCTGAAAGTGCGGTCTGCCATTGCTCCTCAACGCTCTTATCTAAAGCAGAAATCGGATGAACGATTAATGTCATCATCTATTTCATTAACCTTTCTGTTTTGGTATTCCTATACCTGAAAAGTTTTGAAAAGATGCACTCACCAAAAGAGCGTAAGAACCAATTCTACTTGACGGTTACAGCAACGGAAAAACGGTGGAATAAGGGAGGATAAACAGTATCTGGTTGGTTTCCTAACCCAGTAACCCAAGTATTTTCAAACACTATTAAAAGCTACAGAGCTGGTTTTATATTATGGGTCTAAATTACCAAATTCTAAAATTTGATAAATTACATAGACTTTTCTGCCAATCTTTTCTATGATAAAAACGTATAATAGACAAATCTAACATTAATTTCCGGGGTCTGGGGAACTTTTGATGTGTAGATACAGGAGGAGAGTCGGTTGAAAGGATTTAAATTTCCAAATCTACTATTTATCCTGATTGCATCTTTCGTATTGCTATTTATTCAGCCATATCAGGCTGCCGGAGAAGAATCGGCCTTTTTAAACAATACTGTATCTGCCTCCGGGAGCATTGCCGAAACGGATGAAGGGTTATTGGAACCGATCACAGATTGGTTCGGTAGTCTGAGAGAGAATACAGATAACACTATTGAGGGTATCAAAGAAAAATTTGACGGGATCGTCGGTTACATAGGTGAATTGTTTGAAAGTGTTGATGAGTCGATCGCGGTATTTACTGGTGGAGGAGATTCGAACGAGGAAATTACGAACCTCAACAATACAATCGATCAGATTGAAGAAAAACTGGGAGACATCAGTCTTAATCTGGACGAAAACACAGTATACCGCGTCTTACGGGAGGATGAAAATCCGGATAAGGGCATTTTCGCCAAAGCACCGGAAAGGGAACATATCACGATTGCGGGGCATGTCAACAATGGAAGTAAGAAAACATTTAAAGGATCCAAATATATATCAACTACCAAGAGTTTTGAGGTAGCACTGGAAAATGCAACAAAAGATATTATGAATGCAGGTAAAGCTCAGGATCTCCGGATCATACAGATTGATTTGGATAAGGTGCCTGATACGTATTATGATTTAACCGACCCGGATGTCCAAGATAAGTACCTGGTTAATTCGAAAGGGGAACCATGGGAAAAGGTAAGGAGATACGCCAATAAATCTCAGGAATTGCTGATTGAAAATGTTATACCACCAGAAGCAATCAACCTGCTTGGTCGCCCTTCCGAATTTATGAAATGATAAATTCCCGTTGATTGGGAAGAGGAGCGTGAGACGAAATGAATCAATCATCTTTACTGGAAATATTCATCGAGTCCGAAACGGATTTGCTTGTTGAACTGCGTATGGGTAATGGTTTGGACCGGGAAGAATATGAAAAGTTTATAAATGTATTCACAGAGCTTACCAGACTGTGGGACAAAGAAGACTGGGTACCAAATAAAGCAGTCCAGCCGATCATTGAAATCTATGCTGAACTGTATCAGTTTTCATTGAATTATTCGGATGAAGAAGCCAAGCGGATACGTGATGCTGCAAAACAGATTAGCATGCTGAGAGAGCAGTGCCTTTCTGGTGATGGGATGCCGAATCGCTATCAGGCCGACATCACTCAGAATCTGATAAAATATATCGATGAAAACAATGGCTTTTTTGTTCAAATGGAGCAGGGAAAAGGCATGGATGAGGAGCAGTTTGAAAAGGTACTTCAGGAACTGACGAAAGTTCACGGGGAAATAACCTCTTGGGAAACGATCCCAAAATCGGTGGTGAAAATACTAAGTGCCTTCTATGAAATGGATTTACTTGTAATCAAGTATGAGGACGTATTCAAAATGCAGGAAGAAGCAGACAAAATCTATGACGCATATGAAAGAGTATTTGAACTAATTGCTGGCTAGAAAAAACCGAACAGTGCCGGGTACTGTTCGGTTTTTATGGTTGTATGTTATACGGTAATGAATGGGAAGAGCAGCGGGAGAACTTGATTATGTAATTGGAGGGTATTCCATTGTTATTCAATAGTTTTAACAAAAATAAATTAATATAAATTCGGGCGGATTCAATAGGGTTCGCTCTTTTTTCTTTTTGTCGTGAGCTACTAAATCCTTTGTCGGTACTGGATTCAGGAGGGTTTTAGTCGCTTTTTAGTTGTTTTTTCAACTCTTTAAATCCGTAGGGTTTTGAGTCCCAATCCAGTTAGTTTCTCAACTGCTAAACGCGATCAATTTCCATCCTTTTCTCCTGATCTTCCTTCTATTCATGGAAGAACTTAACTACAATGGAGGAATACTCCTCCACATAAGACGATATCCTGGATCCTGGTGAAAATAGGGGAAGTGGGTTGAAGTTTTGGGGGGAGAAGGGATAGACTTTTTTACAGATACATATCTACGAAGACTTCTGGATAGGAACACATTTAGCGATATTGGGACATTTTTCCTTGACGTGCACATAAGATATTTATATAATGCAAATCGTAACCATTACGATTTGCGGAGAAGGAGTGTTTTAATGAAGATTGTTATTTGCAAAACGGTTAAGCCTATTAACTATTAGTCTATTACTAATATTAGTAGGGTGTCAGACTTTGGGTTTATCCGAAGGCGATTCT harbors:
- a CDS encoding DUF7587 domain-containing protein; this encodes MKGFKFPNLLFILIASFVLLFIQPYQAAGEESAFLNNTVSASGSIAETDEGLLEPITDWFGSLRENTDNTIEGIKEKFDGIVGYIGELFESVDESIAVFTGGGDSNEEITNLNNTIDQIEEKLGDISLNLDENTVYRVLREDENPDKGIFAKAPEREHITIAGHVNNGSKKTFKGSKYISTTKSFEVALENATKDIMNAGKAQDLRIIQIDLDKVPDTYYDLTDPDVQDKYLVNSKGEPWEKVRRYANKSQELLIENVIPPEAINLLGRPSEFMK